In Antechinus flavipes isolate AdamAnt ecotype Samford, QLD, Australia chromosome 6, AdamAnt_v2, whole genome shotgun sequence, the sequence CTGACACCATTGCTCGTCACATCTGACCTGAGCAACTGACACCTAAATCTGTAAACCAGAGGACCGGGAGGGGAGGGGCTGCTTTGTTGAAGCAATGAGAGGAGTGGGAGAGGGGCCCGGGGAATTGCAATCAGAGCAGGGAGCAGCAGGCACCTTCTCCAGGCCCTTGCCGGTGGCCCAGTCCACGGTCAGGGCTACGATTCCCGGGATGCAACACTCCACCAACTCTTGGGTGCCAGCCAGGGATGGGGGCGGAGCAGCTCTAAGCAGGGGAGGGAACCCAGCCGAGGCTCTGGGCCAGCAACCTGAGCTCCAGGAAGAGggtccctttctccctccattaaCTAGGTCACAAGGGGGAAGGGAGATGGGAATGGGCCACGGCCCCACCTCCTCTCCCTTGCAGAGTGGCAACTGTGCCCTTTCCCTTTCCTGAGGCCCGAGGAGGCTGGTCCCCAAAGGCCGGAAGGCGGGCAGCCCTTAAGGGGGTGGGGGCCGAGCAGAGGGCCAGGTCTCAGCCCCGAAGTCCATCCCCTGGAAGGCCGGCCAGAATGATTGTCTGCGCCCTCCCCACCCCCGGGTGTCTGGGCTCCCACCCCAGCTAAGTCAGGGCTGTGTTGTTGAGCCGGTCCAGGACTCGGGAGCAATGGGGGTTGCTCTCGAGGTGGTAGCTGCTCTCGTAGAGGGTGGGACACAGGTGCCAGCGGTTGGCCCGGTAGATTCCCAGGTAGGTGTAGACATCCGGCTTGTAGGTCAGCGGGCACTTGACCCCGGCGGCCCGGATGGCAGCGTCAGCCTTCAGCACTCCCTCCTGGTCCGTGAAATCTTCCGTGTAGACGCAGATGACCTGGCGTTCCTCCTCCTGGGCTCGGGGGCTCACCTTGGCCACCTGCAGCTTCCCCTCCACCACGGCCCTGGCGATGCCGGCCCACGCGTGGTCCAGCTTGAAGCCCGGGCTCAGGTGCATCAGCCACTTCCCGGTCAGGACCTGGTGGGTCAGGGCCAGCTCCCGCAGGATGGCCGGAGTGACGGGCCGCCCGCTGGCCTGCAGGGCTTCCCAGGCCCCCTGGAG encodes:
- the C6H11orf68 gene encoding UPF0696 protein C11orf68 homolog isoform X1, producing MAAAVGWAERRARGGEEPRRERGPGRVGTERSERRRIELPEEEIPHGSQEDGFTAEHLAAEAMAADMDPWLVFDARSTPPCELDSWLAAYPPSRVSRYGGPSAPNPKPVGWIAVYGPDFSPGAGDVQGLQGAWEALQASGRPVTPAILRELALTHQVLTGKWLMHLSPGFKLDHAWAGIARAVVEGKLQVAKVSPRAQEEERQVICVYTEDFTDQEGVLKADAAIRAAGVKCPLTYKPDVYTYLGIYRANRWHLCPTLYESSYHLESNPHCSRVLDRLNNTALT
- the C6H11orf68 gene encoding UPF0696 protein C11orf68 homolog isoform X2, translated to MRPRFPLVASSATSGIELPEEEIPHGSQEDGFTAEHLAAEAMAADMDPWLVFDARSTPPCELDSWLAAYPPSRVSRYGGPSAPNPKPVGWIAVYGPDFSPGAGDVQGLQGAWEALQASGRPVTPAILRELALTHQVLTGKWLMHLSPGFKLDHAWAGIARAVVEGKLQVAKVSPRAQEEERQVICVYTEDFTDQEGVLKADAAIRAAGVKCPLTYKPDVYTYLGIYRANRWHLCPTLYESSYHLESNPHCSRVLDRLNNTALT